In Bacillus pumilus, the sequence TGCGGCGCGCTAAAGGTGATTTGAGGAAAAAGGTCAATGGTATGTACTTGTTCATTCTCTTCTAAATGTAAGGCTTCGCTAAATTGAATCGACCTTGGTTCCTGCCAATCATACGATTCCTTTGTTTGCGAGATGACCTGTTTGCCAGTTGGAAAACGGAAGCTGCCAAGTTCTTTGTAGGAAGCACTTTCCTCTGGTTCTTTCTTTTTTTTCATGTTGTCTTCTTGTTCTTCTGCTTTTTCGCACATCTCTTGCTGAGACGTTTGCTTATGAATAAAGGCAGGCTCTTCATGTATATTTAATCTGAAAAAGACGGGTTGTCCGCAATATGGGCAAGATAAGTGCCCTTTTTTCCCCTCATCATGGAGGAATTGATAATGTTCTCTCGAATACGTATGTAATGAGATCGTTCGATCATGTCGTCGTGCGCAATTCAAAGCTAGTCCTCCAATAGTCAATCAATCTTTAAAAGAAACAAATCTAATCATATCAAATGAAGCGTGTTTCAAACAGTCATATTTAGGGAATAGTAGAATAGAAGAGAAGCAAAGGAGGCGTTCTTGATGGGATATATAGCCCCGATTCAGCCGGATCTGTATTTTCAATATATCAATCGTCCTGCTCCTCAGGATAAAGAAGACTATGCGAAAGTGACAGAGGTCACTCGCACCTTTCATGACAAGGTATACAGAGAGCTGGAGAAAAAAGAGGACTTAGTGACAGAAGCAGAAACGAAAGTACAGCAAAAAAAGCGGGAACGCTTTGTACGAGATATGTTTATGGAGGAAGGAAAGGGCATTCATATCAATGCGTATATATAAATGATTGCGCTTTCTTACCTTGACGAACGATAATGAATAATGAAAAGCCAGAGCATCCATGATGCCTTGGCTTTTCTCTTTGATCAAACAGATAGTGTTTTTGTCATTTTGACATGTGTGATACCCGCTTCTTCAAATGGTTCAGAAACGGCTTTGTAGCCTTTCTTTTCGTAGAAAGGAAGAGCTTGGACTTGTGCATGCATAACAGCTTCCTTCGCTCCCTTGGAAGCGGCCTCTGTTTCTAGCGCCTCTAGTAGTTTGTGACCAAGGCCAAAAGAGCGCGCCTCTTTTAGCACACAAATCCGTTCAAGCTTTGCCTTGGGACCTTCAATCATACGCAGTCTAGCGGCTGCCTGCGGCTGATTGTCATCGTTATAAATGACAAAATGGGTGGCTTCGTCTTCTAGTTCATCAATTTCGATCTCTAAAGGAACTTCTTGTTCTTTTACGAACACTTCTTTTCGAACGTAATATGCATCTTCTCGTTGTGTTTGTGCTTTTGCGATGACTGTTTTCAAATGTCTTTATCCCTCTCCTAAAATAAATGTTTCATAAACGGTCCAAGATCCATTCTCTAATTGATATAAAAGATGGAAGCGGTCAACCGTTTCTTCATGATCAATCTTTCTCAGCTTTAATGTGCCAAGTACGTCTGAATGCTCATCATCTGATAATGTTTGAGCCACTGTTACATGCGGAACAAATGCATATTCCGGTGTGCCAGCAAGTGAGTCAGTGTACAATTTTTCATTTAGACCCATTAAGTCCTCGTTCGGTTCTACTTTCATATAAATGACGTTGTTTACAGGAGCGAATGAACTGAATTTTTTAATACGTAAGGTAATGGGAGAAGCATTTTTTGCATACTCTCGCAAGGTTGAAACGATCTCAGCTGCTTCTAGATCCGTTAATTCAAAAGGTGTTCTTAATGTTAAATGAGGCGGTATGAGTGCATAGTTCGGATCATAACGTTTCCGATAAGAGTTCGCAATATCTTGCAATTTTTTTGATGGAAATATAACAACTCCGTATTTCATCATGTTCCCTCCTGATTAAGAAAGTATTTATTATTGTTTATTATAACAAAATTCAGTTGATTAACGAATATGGGAGCATTCTTTTTAACGAAGGGGCAATGAGTGGCTGCCAAAACGTCCATTTATGATCCCCTTCGAATGTCTCAAATAAATAATCCGCACCAGACTGTTCAAGAAGGGCCTTTAAGTCTGCGTTCGGTTTGATAAAATCAAGCACTTGGCCATCTGTTGTTTTCACAGCCGTTTCTTCCGATCCAATTTGATGGATAATGGCATAATGAGAAAGTGCTGTTGACTGTTTGACGGCTTCTAAGACCGACTCATCAACATATGGAGACTGCAAAATCAGCCCGCCAAATAAAGAAGGATAATCAATGGCTGTCATGAGTGAAATCGTAGCGCCTAGTGAATCACCAATGAACGTACGTCCTGACCCAATTTGATACGTTGGATAGTGTTCATCAATATAAGGGACAAGTTCATTTGCCAAAAAGCGTTTATACGCCTCAAACTTTGTGCCATCTGGATGATACGTATCTCGCCTTTCAGTGACATTTTCGTAAGGAACACCAATGATAATCGAGCGTTCTATTTCTTTATTTTGCATCAATTCTTCCGCCTGTCTGCCTATTTTACCTAAGCGGAAATAATCATGACCATCTTGTGCAATGATGACATGATATGTATAAAGTGGGGAGTAATTGACTGGCAAATAGATTAAAACGGTCATGTCCGTCCCAAGTTCTTTTGACTGTAAGGTTTCTTCTTGAATGATTCCTGTTTTCTTCACCATAATCCATTCCTCCAGCTAACCAAATTCATCACAAGTGAAACGTTTCCATTCATTGTAACATGAAAGACAGCGTTGTTCCTATATGCTAACATGCAATCAAATCGGCTGACATCCATTCTATTATAAAATACAGAAAATTTTAATTAATCATTACAATTCCCCTTGAAAAATGAGTTTTAATACGTTACAGTATTAAGAATTAGAACAGACAGACAACACATTCTTATCGTGAGAGGTGGAGGGACTGGCCCTTTGAAACCTCAGCAACCGGTATGCATCACGTCACGTGATGTACCAAGGTGCTAAATCCAGCAAGCAGCTTTTTTGCTTGGAAGATAAGAGGAAGCGATTAAACCCCTTCTTCTTATGAAGAAGGGGTTTTCTGTTTTGAAATCAGATTTTACTTAGGATGGTGTCAAATGACAGAACATGTGGAAACGAAATTAGCGCAAATTGGAAACCGAAGCGAAGAGGCGACTGGCACAGTCAGTCCTCCCGTTTATCTTTCAACAGCATACAGACATAGAGGCATAGGTGAATCAACAGGGTTTGATTACATTCGAACGAAAAACCCAACAAGACAGCTTGTAGAGGATGCGATTGCTTCACTCGAAGAAGGGACGGCCGGTTTTGCCTTCAGTTCGGGAATGGCAGCGATCCAAACGATCATGGCTCTATTTGAGAGCGGAGATGAACTCATTGTCTCATCAGACCTATATGGCGGAACATACCGTTTGTTTGAA encodes:
- a CDS encoding GNAT family N-acetyltransferase, with product MKTVIAKAQTQREDAYYVRKEVFVKEQEVPLEIEIDELEDEATHFVIYNDDNQPQAAARLRMIEGPKAKLERICVLKEARSFGLGHKLLEALETEAASKGAKEAVMHAQVQALPFYEKKGYKAVSEPFEEAGITHVKMTKTLSV
- a CDS encoding YjcG family protein is translated as MKYGVVIFPSKKLQDIANSYRKRYDPNYALIPPHLTLRTPFELTDLEAAEIVSTLREYAKNASPITLRIKKFSSFAPVNNVIYMKVEPNEDLMGLNEKLYTDSLAGTPEYAFVPHVTVAQTLSDDEHSDVLGTLKLRKIDHEETVDRFHLLYQLENGSWTVYETFILGEG
- a CDS encoding alpha/beta hydrolase produces the protein MVKKTGIIQEETLQSKELGTDMTVLIYLPVNYSPLYTYHVIIAQDGHDYFRLGKIGRQAEELMQNKEIERSIIIGVPYENVTERRDTYHPDGTKFEAYKRFLANELVPYIDEHYPTYQIGSGRTFIGDSLGATISLMTAIDYPSLFGGLILQSPYVDESVLEAVKQSTALSHYAIIHQIGSEETAVKTTDGQVLDFIKPNADLKALLEQSGADYLFETFEGDHKWTFWQPLIAPSLKRMLPYSLIN